TTATCGCCTTTGATTGCTGCATCGGTTTGAGTCTTCATGCGTCGTATTAGTTCATTGACATCCCATTGAGTGAGGAACAGTACCTGACCTACAGTACTGCCGGGCAAGATTTCCTCAATGTAATAGCCTCTTTCTTCATCCTCATCCATAAAGACGTGAATTTCATTCACCCTCCCAAAAAGGTTGTGTAACCCCCCCATAATATCTTGGTACGCTCCTACGAGGAAGAAGCCGAGAAAGTAAGGTTCGCCGGGGCGAAAGCGATGCATAGAGAGGGTTTCCTTTACGTCTTGAAGATCAATAAATTTGTCCACCCTTCCGTCCGAGTCGCAGGTGATGTCTACAAGCGTACCATTCCTCTCAGGGAGCTCATTTAAGCGGTGAATTGGAAGTACAGGAAACAGTTGCCCGAGGGCCCAGTGGTCAAGTAAAGACTGGAAAACGGAGAAATTACAAATAAACTGATCTCCGAGAATATTCTCTATCTCCTTAACCTCCTCCGGGACGTAGCGTATGCCGTGGAACGCCTCCACGATAGCGGAGGCTATCTCCCAATAGACGGTCTCAATTTTTGCCTTTGGGCGCAACTCTAACAGTCCAAGATCGAACATGGCTTGCGCCCGTTCGCGAATTTGCTGGGCATTGTGAAGGCTCTCCAGGCGGTTCTTCTGGGGGAGATTGTCACGTATTTCCAAAATTTCCTCCACCAGCTTGGGATCTTCAGCAGCGGCCCTTCTAACGGAACTTCGAGCATTTTTCTCTATAGAGCCAAAGGCTTCCACAATCAAGACCGAGTGATGTGCTACAGTAGCTCGTCCACTTTCGCTTACAATGATAGGATGCTCCACTCCTTCCGAGTCACATACTTCCATGATGTTGTGTACAATGTCTCGGGTATACTCGTTGAGGGTGTAGTTGGTAGAGCTATTAAAGGTGGTCTTAGAGCCATCATAGTCTACACCTAAGCCCCCTCCTACATCCAAATAGGCGAGGTCGTACCCCATTTTTTGTAGCTTGGAGTAGAATCGAGCAGCCTCACGTATTGCTCGTTTAATAGTGCCAATATCTGGCACCTGGGATCCCACGTGGAAGTGGAGCAATTTGAAAGTGTCGGATCGCCCTACACTATTTAAAGCGTCACAAGCCGCCACCAAATCAGCAGTAGAAAGACCAAACTTTGCATTTGTGCCACCACTAGTAGCCCATTTGCCTGCCCCTTTAGAGTGGAGTCTTACGCGCATGCCAATATATGGTTCGACACTCATTTCCTCGGAAAGTTGAAGCACTTGATAGAGTTCCTCCAGTTTTTCGACAACAATGATCACCCGTTTGCCCAACTTTCTTCCCAAGAGAGCAGTACGGATGAACTCCCTGTCCTTATAACCGTTGCAGATAACAAGGCTTTCTGGATCCGTATGAACAGCCAAGGCAGCCATGAGCTCAGATTTACTACCTGCCTCTAGTCCGATATGGAAGGGGGCCCCGGCATCCAAAATTTCTTCAACCACTTCTCGAAGTTGATTAACTTTAATGGGGAAAACTCCTCGATAGGTATTACGGTATCCAGCTTCCGCAATAGCCGACGTAAAGGAGCGTTGGATAGTTTCTACGCGATCTCGCAGAAGATCCTGAAAACGGATCACTAGCGGCAGGGAAAGCCCGCGACGGCGGGCCTCGTTAACTAACTCGTACAAGTCGATTTGACAGGACGGATTGCGCGTGGGGAGCACTGTAATGTTCCCGGAAGGGTTAATAGTAAAGTACCCATCTCCCCAACAGTCCATATTGTAAAGAGTAATTGCGCCATGGATATCGAACTTACTCATCATGGGGATGCCCACCGTGCGGGATATGCTGCGTCTGCAGTCTGACTTTAAGTTTCTGTGGTGCCAAGTGATTTCTATCTTGCTTAAGAACCCTTCCCCCGTGCAGTTTCGGGCGATTGAAAATTGGTATCGCCCAGCTTAACACTACAATAGGGGACTTTCCTGGAAATGCGGATAAAATTCTGTCCGCCTACCGAGTGTTAAGTAATCGAGGTGCAGAAGTTGTCCTTACCCCTGAACTAGCCCTTTGTGGCTATCCTCCGTTAGATCTCCTTTTTAGGCGAGGGTTTGTCCAGGCCAACATCGAGGCCTTGAGACGCCTACAGCCTCAGATCGACGGCGCGGCACTAATAGTAGGATATGTGGATTACCACAGAGGAATTTTCGGAAAGCCATTTCATAACGCAGCAGCTATCCTAACTCCTGGTCGTCCACTTCAGGTGGTACATAAGTCACTGTTGCCCACATACGATGTCTTCGATGAAGCTCGTTATTTTGAACCTTCAAAAGAGATCCGCCCCGTTCAATTTCCGGACCAACTAGTAGGTGTAACAGTGTGCGAGGAC
This DNA window, taken from Candidatus Xiphinematobacter sp., encodes the following:
- the speA gene encoding biosynthetic arginine decarboxylase, with the translated sequence MMSKFDIHGAITLYNMDCWGDGYFTINPSGNITVLPTRNPSCQIDLYELVNEARRRGLSLPLVIRFQDLLRDRVETIQRSFTSAIAEAGYRNTYRGVFPIKVNQLREVVEEILDAGAPFHIGLEAGSKSELMAALAVHTDPESLVICNGYKDREFIRTALLGRKLGKRVIIVVEKLEELYQVLQLSEEMSVEPYIGMRVRLHSKGAGKWATSGGTNAKFGLSTADLVAACDALNSVGRSDTFKLLHFHVGSQVPDIGTIKRAIREAARFYSKLQKMGYDLAYLDVGGGLGVDYDGSKTTFNSSTNYTLNEYTRDIVHNIMEVCDSEGVEHPIIVSESGRATVAHHSVLIVEAFGSIEKNARSSVRRAAAEDPKLVEEILEIRDNLPQKNRLESLHNAQQIRERAQAMFDLGLLELRPKAKIETVYWEIASAIVEAFHGIRYVPEEVKEIENILGDQFICNFSVFQSLLDHWALGQLFPVLPIHRLNELPERNGTLVDITCDSDGRVDKFIDLQDVKETLSMHRFRPGEPYFLGFFLVGAYQDIMGGLHNLFGRVNEIHVFMDEDEERGYYIEEILPGSTVGQVLFLTQWDVNELIRRMKTQTDAAIKGDKLKPNEGMRLLNEYEKGFSSYTYLKFENGMLPSAGM